A region of the Helicobacter pylori NQ4053 genome:
GGTTTTGTGGGTAATGGCTTTGATGGTTTAGGCAAAATGAATAACCATCTCTATGGGCTTGGCATAGACTACCTTTATAATTTCATTGATAACGCAAAAAACATTCGAGCGTGGGTTTTTATGCAGGCTTTGCTTTAGCGGGGAGTTCGTGGGTAGGGAGTGGTTTAGGCATGTGGATAAGTCAAACGGGTTTTATCAACAATTACTTGACGGGCTATCAAGCTAAAATGCACACGAGTTTTTTCCAAATCCCTTTGAATTTTGGGGTTCGTGTGAATGTCAATAGGCATAACGGCTTTGAAATGGGCTTGAAAATCCCTTTAGCGGTGAATTCCTTTTATGAAACGCATGGTAAAGGGTTAAACACTTCCCTCTTTTTCAAACGCCTTGTGGTGTTTAATGTGAGTTATGTTTATAGTTTTTAGGGGGGAAATGCCTTCAAACGCTCTTTTGATTGAAGAAATCGCTCATTTAATCAATGTTTCTCATAGCAGCGTGCATAACTGGATCAAAACCAATCTTTTAGAGAAACTAGAGATCGATCATAAAATTTATGTGAAAACAAGCTCTTTTTTAGATTTTTGCCGCAACCATTTAGGGAAAAACAAGCTCAACAAATACGCTAACAAATCCTTAAAAGGCGTGCATAACCATCAAGAATTGATTTTAAAATACCTAAAAATATTAGAAAATAGCTCTGATTTAGAAAAGTTGGGTTCTCATTATGAAGAAGAGCTTTCTAACACCACCAGAAATTTAGAAGGCATTTACTACACTCCTAATAGGATAGTAGAACAACTTTTCACTCTCCCTAAAGATTTTGATACCACTCAAGCGATTTTTTGCGATCCGGCTGTGGGGAGCGGGAATTTTATCATGCATGCTTTAAAACTGGGTTTTAAGGTTGAAAATATTTATGGCTATGATACGGACGCTTTTGCTATCGCTTTGACTAAAAAGCGTATTAAAGAGCGTTATCATTTAGATTGCCCTAATATTATGCAAAAAGATTTTTTAAATTTAAAACACACCCCGCAATTTGATTGCATTTTCACTAACCCGCCATGGGGTAAGAAATACAATCAAAACCAAAAAGAAAATTTCAAACAGAAATTCAACCTCTCTCAAAGCCTAGATAGCGCATCGCTCTTTTTTGTAGCGAGTTTGAATTGCTTAAAAGAAAACGCTCATTTGGGGCTATTATTACCAGAAAGTTGTTTGAATATTGATGCGTTTAGCAAAATGCGAGAAATGGCTTTAAAGTTTCAAATGAGAAGCCTGATTGATTTTGACAAACCCTTTAAAAATCTAATGACTAGGGCTGTGGGTTTGGTGCTTAAAAAAACCCCTAACAAGGATCAAAAAATCTCATGCTTTTATCAAAATAGCAAGTTCAAACGCTCGCCTTCTTCTTTTTTCAACAACCCTAAAAAGATTTTTAATATCCATTGCTCTAGTAAAGAAAATAAAATTTTAGACCACCTTTTCTCCATTCCTCATATCACTTTAAAAAATAACGCTCATTTTGCTTTAGGGATTGTTACAGGCAACAATAAAGAAAGATTACACCCCAAACAAGAAAAAAATACCATTCCTATTTTTAGGGGTTCAGATATTTTAAAAGACAGATTAAAAGCCCCTAGCCAATTCATTAACGCTGATTTAAAAGACTGCCAGCAAGTCGCTCCCTTAAGCCTTTATCAGGCTAGAGAAAAAATCGTGTATAAATTCATTTCTTCAAAACTGGTCTTTTTTTATGACAATAAGCAACGCCTTTTTTTAAACAGCGCGAACATGTTTGTTTTAAAAGAAAATTTTCCTATCAACGCTCATGCGTTAAAAGAATTGTTAAACAGCGATTTAATGCAATTTATTTTTGAATCGCTTTTTAAAACGCATAAAATTTTAAGAAAAGATTTGGAATGTTTGCCCCTATTTACGCAATTTATTAACAATAATTTTGATGAAAAATTTTATTTAAAAAATTTAGGGATAGAAAAAAAGACCCTAAACATTTCACCATCAGGAAAAACCATGCATGTTGCTTGTCTTTTGGCTTTAGGGGATAACCTCATCACGCTTAGCCTTTTAAAAGAAATCGCTTTCAAACAGCAACAACCCCTTAAAATCCTAGGCACTCGTTTGACTTTAAAAATCGCCAAGCTTTTAGAATGCGAAAAACATTTTGAAATCATTCCTGTTTTTGAGAATGTCCCCGCTTTTTATGACCTTAAAAAACAAGGCGTTTTTTTGGCGATGAAGGATTTTTTATGGTTGTTAAAAGCGCTTAAGGAGCACGAAGTCAAACGTTTGATTTTAGAAAAACAAGATTTTAGAAGCGCTCTTTTAGCCAAATTCATTCCCATAACCACTCCAAATAAAGAAATTAAAAATGTTTATCAAAACCGCCAGGGGTTGTTTTCTCAAATTTATGGGCATGTTTTTGATAACCCTCCATATCCCATGAGCTTAAAAAACCCCAAAAAGATTTTGATCAACCCTTTCACAAGAGAAAATGATAGAAATATTTCTTTAGAGCATTTGCAAATCGTTTTAAAACTCTTAAAACCCTTTTGCGTTACGCTTTTAGATTTTGAAGAACGATACGCTTTTTTAAAAGACAGAGTCGCTCATTATCGCGCTAAAACCAGTTTAGAAGAAGTTAAAAACCTGATTTTAGAAAGCGATTTGTATATAGGGGGGGATTCGTTTTTAATCCATTTGGCTTACTATTTAAAGAAAAATTATTTTATCTTTTTTTATAGGGATAATGACGATTTCATGCCGCCTAATGGTAAGAAGGAAAATTTTCTAAAAGCCCATAAAAGCCATTTCATAGAACTAGATTTAGCCAAAAAATTCCGCCATTTGGGGCTATTATAATATTGTGTTATACTTCTAATTTCAATTTTGCTTGTTAGGACATTCATGAAAAATATTAGAAATATCGCTGTAATCGCGCATGTTGATCATGGGAAAACCACTTTAGTAGATGGCTTGCTTTCTCAATCTGGCACGTTTAGTGAGAGGGAAAAAGTGGATGAAAGGGTGATGGATAGCAACGATTTAGAGAAAGAAAGAGGCATCACTATCCTGTCTAAAAACACCGCTATTTATTACAAAGACACTAAAATCAATATCATTGACACTCCCGGGCATGCTGATTTTGGGGGCGAAGTGGAGCGTGTTTTAAAAATGGTGGATGGGGTGCTTCTCCTAGTGGACGCTCAAGAAGGGGTCATGCCTCAAACTAAATTCGTGGTTAAAAAGGCTTTGAGTTTTGGGATTTGCCCTATTGTGGTGGTGAATAAAATTGATAAGCCTGCCGCTGAACCGGACAGAGTGGTGGATGAAGTTTTTGACTTGTTCGTAGCGATGGGGGCTAGCGATAAACAATTGGATTTTCCTGTCGTGTATGCCGCTGCTAGAGATGGCTATGCGATGAAAAGTTTAGACGATGAAAAGAAAAATTTAGAGCCTTTGTTTGAAACGATTTTAGAGCATGTGCCAAGCCCTAGCGGGAGCGTGGATGAGCCTTTGCAAATGCAAATTTTTACGCTTGATTATGACAATTATGTGGGCAAAATCGGTATCGCTAGAGTGTTTAATGGCTCGGTTAAAAAGAATGAAAGCGTGTTGCTGATGAAAAGCGATGGGAGTAAAGAAAATGGCCGTATCACTAAGCTCATAGGCTTTTTAGGGCTGGCTAGGACTGAGATTGAAAACGCTTATGCGGGCGATATTGTAGCGCTTGCTGGGTTTAACGCAATGGATGTGGGCGATAGCGTCGTTGATCCCACTAACCCCATGCCTTTAGATCCCATGCATTTAGAAGAGCCTACAATGAGCGTGTATTTTGCCGTCAATGATTCGCCCTTAGCTGGGTTGGAAGGAAAGCATGTTACTGCCAACAAATTAAAAGACAGGCTCTTAAAAGAAATGCAAACCAATATCGCTATGAAATGCGAAGAAATGGGCGAAGGTAAGTTTAAAGTGAGCGGGCGTGGGGAATTGCAAATCACCATTTTAGCTGAAAATTTACGCCGTGAAGGGTTTGAATTTAGCATTTCACGCCCTGAAGTCATCATTAAAGAAGAAAATGGCGTTAAATGCGAGCCTTTTGAGCATTTAGTGATTGACACGCCCCAAGATTTTAGCGGGGCTATCATTGAGAGATTGGGCAAAAGAAAAGCCGAGATGAAAGCGATGAATCCCATGAGCGATGGCTATACAAGATTAGAATTTGAAATTCCTGCAAGAGGACTTATCGGTTATAGGAGCGAGTTTTTAACCGACACTAAGGGCGAAGGCGTGATGAATCATAGCTTTTTGGAATTCCGCCCTTTTAGCGGGAGCGTGGAATCGCGCAAAAATGGGGCGCTAATTAGCATGGAAAATGGCGAAGCGACCGCTTTTTCCCTTTTCAATATCCAAGAAAGAGGCGCGCTTTTTATCAACCCCCAAACGAAGGTTTATGTGGGCATGGTCATTGGCGAACACAGCAGGGATAATGATTTAGATGTCAATCCTATCAAATCCAAGCACTTAACTAACATGAGAGCGAGTGGGAGCGATGATGCGATCAAACTCACCCCGCCTAGGACTATGGTGTTAGAAAGGGCGTTAGAATGGATTGAAGAAGATGAGATTTTAGAAGTTACCCCCTTGAATTTAAGGATCAGGAAAAAGATTTTAGACCCCAACATGAGGAAAAGGGCGAAAAAATAAATAAAACCTTTTGGAATGCATGCGAATTTATTCAACCAAAACGCTAGCAAAAAAGACATTTTTTTGCACAATTTGCGCTCTAATAATGGGCGTTACAAACGCTATGTAAAAGCCCCTTTAAGATATGGTGGGGGCAAATCTTTAGCTGTAGGGTTAATAGTGGAGTGTATACCTAATGGTGTGCGTAGGATTATTAGCCCTTTTATAGGTGGGGGGAGCGTGGAAATTGCATGCGCGGCAGAGTTGGGTTTAGAAGTGTTGGGCTTTGATATTTTTGACATTTTAGTGAATTTTTATCAAGCGCTGCTCAAAGACAAACAAGCTCTTTATGATAATTTGCTCTCTTTAGAACCTAATCAAGAAACTTACAACATTATCAAACAAGAGTTAAAAGCCCATTATAAAAAAGAATGCGTTTTAGACCCTTTAATTTTGGCTAGAGATTATT
Encoded here:
- a CDS encoding outer membrane beta-barrel protein, which translates into the protein MFYDYGYTNFGFVGNGFDGLGKMNNHLYGLGIDYLYNFIDNAKNIRAWVFMQALL
- a CDS encoding outer membrane beta-barrel protein encodes the protein MGFYAGFALAGSSWVGSGLGMWISQTGFINNYLTGYQAKMHTSFFQIPLNFGVRVNVNRHNGFEMGLKIPLAVNSFYETHGKGLNTSLFFKRLVVFNVSYVYSF
- the typA gene encoding translational GTPase TypA — its product is MKNIRNIAVIAHVDHGKTTLVDGLLSQSGTFSEREKVDERVMDSNDLEKERGITILSKNTAIYYKDTKINIIDTPGHADFGGEVERVLKMVDGVLLLVDAQEGVMPQTKFVVKKALSFGICPIVVVNKIDKPAAEPDRVVDEVFDLFVAMGASDKQLDFPVVYAAARDGYAMKSLDDEKKNLEPLFETILEHVPSPSGSVDEPLQMQIFTLDYDNYVGKIGIARVFNGSVKKNESVLLMKSDGSKENGRITKLIGFLGLARTEIENAYAGDIVALAGFNAMDVGDSVVDPTNPMPLDPMHLEEPTMSVYFAVNDSPLAGLEGKHVTANKLKDRLLKEMQTNIAMKCEEMGEGKFKVSGRGELQITILAENLRREGFEFSISRPEVIIKEENGVKCEPFEHLVIDTPQDFSGAIIERLGKRKAEMKAMNPMSDGYTRLEFEIPARGLIGYRSEFLTDTKGEGVMNHSFLEFRPFSGSVESRKNGALISMENGEATAFSLFNIQERGALFINPQTKVYVGMVIGEHSRDNDLDVNPIKSKHLTNMRASGSDDAIKLTPPRTMVLERALEWIEEDEILEVTPLNLRIRKKILDPNMRKRAKK
- a CDS encoding glycosyltransferase family 9 protein — protein: MHVACLLALGDNLITLSLLKEIAFKQQQPLKILGTRLTLKIAKLLECEKHFEIIPVFENVPAFYDLKKQGVFLAMKDFLWLLKALKEHEVKRLILEKQDFRSALLAKFIPITTPNKEIKNVYQNRQGLFSQIYGHVFDNPPYPMSLKNPKKILINPFTRENDRNISLEHLQIVLKLLKPFCVTLLDFEERYAFLKDRVAHYRAKTSLEEVKNLILESDLYIGGDSFLIHLAYYLKKNYFIFFYRDNDDFMPPNGKKENFLKAHKSHFIELDLAKKFRHLGLL